A genomic stretch from Megachile rotundata isolate GNS110a chromosome 1, iyMegRotu1, whole genome shotgun sequence includes:
- the Dbx gene encoding homeobox protein Dbx isoform X2, with product MFPSSAAMLKNLQQSAMTSPFLMENLLQSKASPGADLTSLTLNWAASLVARQRERECEANLRISREKVSPSSANQEQLDQRGSSAGPRGSDRGNPMIDCRDHQRSSGRNDRIQMLRQKDEMERNQIAYADVKNERIDGHVIVDRLCAMERLCNERIENRSNSGVDSCNSNADEDPTSIEMDSGLQGDREKDDGMLAGERVTTLHPDRRYDLGCRNVMHTSDEMTIQGEREVAVERVVDRIGERTIACSCGDEQCLGPACRTIQEKEKPQLKFSVNAILGGNHDRRPHSENFQSLPPEAIPAFLQNLQNSANYNIAKPIARPAAYHPYHRPSHQPPQRHLPPNAHHTLQQLFYRGPYLTVASSGTGGHHPGAPGGGTAFPGAIQGGLGDFASTGLVFPWATNARGKPRRGMMRRAVFSDLQRRGLEKRFQIQKYISKPDRKKLAEKLGLKDSQFPDLSAADGTINHRRHSQNVKRKEQEGSEAGSIGTRNPFISLKRILL from the exons ATGTTTCCTTCGTCAGCGGCGATGCTGAAGAATCTGCAACAAAGTGCAATGACCTCGCCCTTTTTGATGGAGAATCTGCTCCAGAGTAAGGCATCGCCCGGCGCTGATCTGACCAGCTTGACCTTGAACTGGGCAGCGAGTTTGGTCGCGAGACAACGCGAAAGAGAGTGCGAGGCGAACCTGAGGATCTCTCGGGAGAAGGTGTCGCCTTCGAGCGCGAATCAGGAACAGTTGGATCAACGCGGATCCTCGGCTGGTCCACGTGGTTCCGATCGAGGGAATCCGATGATCGACTGCAGGGATCATCAGAGAAGTTCCGGGAGGAACGATCGGATACAAATGCTGCGACAGAAGGATGAGATGGAGAGGAATCAGATCGCTTACGCGGACGTGAAGAACGAGAGGATCGACGGCCACGTGATCGTCGATCGATTGTGCGCGATGGAGAGGCTTTGTAACGAGAGGATCGAGAATCGATCGAACTCCGGTGTCGATTCGTGCAATTCGAATGCCGACGAGGACCCGACCAGCATCGAGATGGACAGCGGGCTTCAAGGGGATAGGGAAAAGGACGACGGGATGCTGGCCGGTGAACGGGTGACGACGTTACACCCGGACAGACGGTACGACCTTGGATGCAGAAACGTCATGCACACGTCCGACGAGATGACGATTCAAGGGGAGAGAGAGGTGGCGGTTGAGCGTGTCGTCGACAGGATAGGTGAGAGAACGATCGCCTGTTCCTGCGGGGATGAACAGTGCTTAGGACCCGCATGCAGGACCATCCAGGAGAAGGAAAAGCCGCAGCTCAAGTTCAGCGTCAACGCTATACTCGGTGGCAATCATGACAGGCGACCACATTCCG AGAATTTTCAAAGTCTTCCTCCAGAAGCGATACCCGCGTTcctacaaaatttgcaaaattcggCGAATTACAACATTGCGAAACCCATCGCAAGACCGGCAGCTTACCATCCGTATCACAGGCCCAGTCATCAACCACCTCAACGCCATTTACCCCCGAATGCGCATCATACGTTACAACAACTGTTCTACAGAGGACCGTATTTAACAG TTGCCAGTTCCGGAACTGGAGGTCATCATCCCGGTGCTCCAGGTGGAGGTACAGCGTTTCCAGGTGCGATTCAAGGTGGCCTCGGTGATTTTGCCAGCACAGGATTGGTGTTTCCATGGGCGACAAACGCTCGTGGAAAGCCGCGCAGAGGAATGATGAGAAGGGCGGTCTTCTCGGATCTACAGCGACGCGGCCTTGAGAAAAGGTTTCAGATACAAAAGTACATCAGCAAGCCGGACCGTAAGAAATTGGCTGAGAAACTCGGTCTCAAGGATTCTCAG